The genomic segment GGAGAAGAGGCTGGGTGCCTTGACAGGCCTGCTGCCTCAGGGAGCCCTAGGCCATCTAGTGCATACCAACACCAGATGCCTTGGGGCACAGTAAAAAAGGCTGCCATTTAAAAAGAGCAACTACAagaaaaactggaggcatcacaattccagacttcaaattttattacaaagtgggaataattaaaattgtataatattggcataaaaatagacctaTAGATCAAtgtgacaaaacagaaaacccagaaataaacatgATTATATAGTCAATCtgtaagaaaggaggaaagaatatacagtgggaaaaagaccgtctcttcaacaaatgctgctgggaaaactggacagccatatgcaaaaaaatgaaaattagaccttttttttttttttttgctatatgcaaaaataaactcttaagggcctaaatgtaagacttgaaaccataaatatcctagaggagaggacaggcagtaatttctctgacattggccataccAACATCTTcttaggtatgtctcctgaggcaaaggaaataaaagcaaaaataaactattgggactacagctaaataagaagcttctgcacagtgaaggataCAACCAACCACATGAAAAGACAACgtactgaatgaaagaagatatttgcaaatgacctatcagataaagggctagtatctaaaatatataaaggacttaacaaactcaacaccccaaaaaacaatccagttaaaaaatgtgcagaagacatgaacagacatttttccaaagaagccatGCAAGTggctgacacatgaaaagatgcccagtatcactcaccatcagggaaatgcaaatcaaaactacaaggagatatcacttcatacccatcagaatggctaaaaccaaaccgcaagaaacaagtgttgtcaaggatgtggagaaaaaggaacttccatgcactgttggtaggaatgcaagctggtgcagctactgtggaaaacagtatggagtatcctcaaaaagttcaaaatagattCTATAATCCAGTAATGCTGTAATAAACTATGGAAGGAggccaagtgtccactgatgtacaaatggataaagaaagtatgGTATGTATATACAGTGGACTATAGCTGAGCcataaaaaatggaatcttgctatttacaacaacatgggtagagctagagaaaataatactatgtgaaataagtcagagaaagacaaataccatatgattttactcatggggggtgagggagaagagagacaccaagaaacagactacgagaacaaactgatggttaccagaggggaggtgggtgggagaatgggtgaaataggtgatgaggattaaggagtgcacctgtcatgatctaaataaaacaaaaaccaaagaacaaCTACAGTATAAAGGATCTGAACAAGAAGGGAAAATCTGCCAAACAAGAAGGGAGCTGTTGAAATTCTTTCTGGGAATTAACAGAAAGGGGCTGGTAAGAGCCTTGCTTTACATTTCCCCTTCACCTCGATAGCATGGACAGGAGAAGGATATGGGTGTGCTAGCTGACCTATCACCCCAGTGAGCCCCGGGACCCTAGGCCACACCAGCCCCAGCCATCCCACCAAGGCAGCCTCAGAGCAACATAAACCAGGACTCTCATGGTCAGCACTTACTGCAGTTCCAGCCATCATCAAAGGTGACATAGGTACCAACCACCCTGGAACACTCTAGACCCATACCACTCTGGCTCCAGATGGCTTTGCTAGGGCCCTCTTAACCTCAGAGTGCTCTGGAACCTCCTATCTTAAGTGTACTGAGCACCCTGGGACTCTCAGCACCTCCCCCACCAGGGCACCTTCTGCATTGAGTGCCCGAGAACACCCcacttttctttcactttggCTGTCCTGCCAGGGTGCCTTCTGCACAGAGAGATTTGGGACCCTCAGCCCATGCCAGCCATAGCTCCAGGCAGCCAACCTGGCACACATAGCTTCCACTGGGGATGACCATATAAAAGACCATTCCTTCAAGTTTAGGAGAATTCTAATTCATAGAAAGAAACACCAGATGTCAAAGTGAGACAGAGGAATATACTccaaatgaaatggagataagcaatatgtgtgatagaatttaaagtaatgatcatgaAGGTGCTCACTGGACTGGAGAGAactcagaaaatacaaaacagaaccagtcagagttgaagaatacaataactgaaacaagaaatacactagagggaatcaacagtaGATTAGTGGATGCAGGGGAACTGatcagtgatctagaagacaaggTCATGGAAAGCACCCAAGCTGGACAgcaaaaagagtttaaaaaacgAGAGGCTAAAAGATGTCTTGAACAATATCAAATGCACATTCACATTATAGAGGTCCCAGAAGgtgaagagagagcagaaggaaataGGCGTCTTGGTCAAGGAATCACACAGAATTctaaacaagatgaacccaaggaggtccacatcaCTCAACACATAGTAATTGAAATCTCAAACATTagagataaatagaaaattttaaagcagcaatAGAGGGAAACAGCAGCAACTTTGAATGTATCTTATTACTCCCTTTTGGCCTGTAAAGAGCTGAaagaatattcttggttgtagggttttttgttttttgttttttgttttttccctatttGGCAAAGAGTGATagagttttccaaagaaaagttAAACTAAACCAAGCTTACAAGAAATTAGTTAAAGGGACATCTTTAAGTGGAAAAGGCCCTAACTGGAAGTagggaaatatgaaaaaaagatgtataatatGCCAACATTTATATGAACTGTGGAAGTGGGAGTTAAAAAGTTCCTTTAGAATGTTTTCAAACCTAAGTGGCCACCATTTTAATATAACTTGGAATGTTACATATAAATCTCATGTTAATCACAAACTGAAAACTTATAGTAGGTacaccaaaaaataaagagaagccaAGCATAACATCACAGAGTCACTAATCACAAGGGAAAagagtaagaaaggaagaaatgagcagagaacTACAAAAGCAACTGGAAAACAgtttaacaaaatgacaaaaacatacCTGTCAGTCattacttcaaatgtaaatggtTTATATGCTCCAAAGATATTGGAttactgaatggataaaaaaaaaaaaaaaaaacaaagacccatctatatgctatctacaagagactcactttagagcTGAAGACACatatagactgaaagtgaaagaatgggaaaagatactccatttaaaagtgaggaaaaaaaaaaaacggagaaGCAATACtcacatcagacaaaatagactttaaaataaagacagtaatgagacaaagaagggcaccaCATAATGATAGAGGGATCATCCAATATCCAAATATCTATACACCCAACAGATAGAAAGGGAGACATTGggagtaatacagtaatagtaagggactttaacatcccacttacatcaatgggtaGATTATTCAGGCAGAAAATTAATAAGGCAACAGcagctttacatttttttaagaccaGATGGACTTACATATATAACATTCCAtctgaaacaacagaatatacattctcttCAAGTGCACTTGGcaattctccaggatagatcacatgttaggccacaaaacaagtgtcAGTAAATTTAAGATTGAAATCCTATCATCCATCTTTTGTGGCCACAAGGGAATGAAACCAGAAACCAGTCACAAGGAAAAGGTGGAGAAAACCCATGGAGGCTAAACAACGTGCTACTGAACAAGCAGtgagtcaacaaagaaatcaagtggaaatgaacaaaacatggagacaaatgaaaatgaaacatgacAGCCCAAAATCTTTGTGATGCAGTGAAAGCCATTTCAGGAGAAACTTACAGTggtacaggcctacctcaagaaatgaGATAAATCTCCAACAACCTAAGCTTACACCTGCAGGAGCtagctagaaaaagaacacacaaagCCCAAATCCAGTAGAAgttaggaaataataaagatcacaacagaaataaatgaaatggagatgaaAACAACAATgggaaaagatcaatgaaaccaaaagctggctCTTTGAAGAGATGAAGTATCTGAATAAACCTTAGTGTATTTGTCTTTCCTCCTACTGAAAACTACCATGAGATCGCTTCCATTTTTGCTTTGACAAGTAATACCAAGCTTCTTGTGCTACTCATTCACATGTTTGAAAGTCTCTTTAGGGCCATAGTTCTCAACCTGGGTCAGTTTTGCCTGccagggaacatttggcaatgtttgCAGACATTTTGGATTATCAAGATTGTCAGGCATACCTCAGGGAGGTATGCTCCTGGCATCTAATGGATAGAGACAAGAGATACTGCTAAAACATCCTACCGTGTAAGAACAGACTCCCATCCACCCCACCACAAAGTATCCAAATTATCCAATTTGTTAATAGTTcgaaggttgagaaaccctgctgtGGGGCATATACTTTGAGGTGGGATTGCTAAAGCTTGGGGTATGTGCAACTCTTTTCCAGTTATTTtatgaaacagatttctgtaaaacaaatattttcaatacaGGTAAAGGTTCGGAATGTCTTGAATTAAAGTTTCTTTGGTGATAATGGCAACCCAGCAGTTATAAGCAATTTAATTAAACCAGATGGAGTTAGTGGCATTACATAGAGTTAACTGATAAATTTACTTACATAGAGGGTGCATATAATCTTTTAACTTCATGAACTAAAACACATGGTTGCCTCCTGTCTGATGAAAGAAAGATTGACTGCACAGGAGAGTCTGCTTCAAAAAAGTATCCCTTGTATAAGACAATAGTAGTTGGAATATTAGGCTGAAGATgatgattaaataagaaaaaagtgacAGCATGAAAAATGTCGAATTTTTTCCtgacagaaattattattaaatatagaaGGGTTAAAGGTTTGAAAACATTCTCTCTAGTGTGATTTAAATTAATGCTTTAATTGTAAGCAAGGGAATTAATCATGAATTTTGCAACCCACTTTTAAGTCTTTAAGACCCCTCCATCCCCATAAAAACCCAAGGAAAGCTACAGCCCCAGAACTATCGGCAATGCTTGTGTGCATACAATTTAGCACATGACTGTTGGGTGGTTTATGCATGTTCTTTGAGTCTGTTCATGGGTCACACCCAGCCCACAGATTTCTAGGTTAAAAACTTTGCTAAAAAGGTATATTTGAAATTGTCAGTGAGTAGTAAAGACACAACTATACTGTTTGTATCTTCAGTGATGGAGAGAAATAGGTGACTTGGAATTAGAATTTTTCAAGTCCTCTAACATTAAATGGATGAGtacttaattatatatatatataaacgtACACATAtatgcgtgtgtatatatatacatacatatataattatatatatatatataaaaaccttttttttggggggtcttTTTATTAGGTGTATGCAGCAGTGTTATGGCAACAAACTaatgaaaacagacaaaattcaacagaaaaagtATGTTTTGGAGCTGCCCTCCCAGAAGAAAGACTTAATGACTTTCGTGATGAACAGATCGGACAGTTGCAGGAGCTGATGCAAGAAGCCACTAAACCCGGTAGACAATTCAGTATGACTGAACCCAGGAAACCAAAATGTTAGACTATACAACAGAGCTCAACGAGTATTTTAAGTTGCACTACTGGttaattaccccaaagatacagatggagtgaaaagaagggccatctgtaccccagtgttcatagcggcagtggccacggtcaccaaactgtggaaagaaccaagatgcccttcaccggacgaatggataaggaagatgtggtccatgtacactatggagtatcatgcctccatcagaaaggatgaatccccaacttttgtagcaacatggacgggactggaagagattatgctgagtgaaataagtcaagcagagagagtcaattatcagatggtttcacttacttgtggagcataaggaataatgtggagagtattgggagatggagagaagtgagttggggaaaatcggagggggagacaaaccatgagagactgtggactctgagaaacaaactgagggttttggaaaggaagggaatggggggatgggtgagccttgtgGGGGTATTAAAGAGAgcaggtattgcatggaacactgggtgtggtgcataaacaatgaatcttggaacactgaaaaaaaaattaaagaaaaaataactattttaagttCAGAAGCCCTTATTTTAACTCCCCTGgttttttttacactttatttCTTAAGCTTTTAGGCTTTAAGAATGCCTggtattaatgaaatattttatttggggacGTTATTAATGCTGTCTGTAATATATAGATTAATATGAGTAGTAGACAAGACTTCATATTATTGAAGTAATACTACTTGCTGGATAGGATTTGATTTTTGGACTAAACAAGAAAGTGACTCTTTCTTGGAAAAGTTGTGGAATTTtgccagaagtttttttttttttttttaaagattctatttatttatttgacagagagagatcacaagtagagagttaggcagagagagagggaagcaggctccccgctgagcagagagcccaatgtggaactcgatcccaggaccccgagatcacgacccgagccgaaggcagcggcccaaaccactgatccacccaggcgccccccagaagtttttttatatataaatttaatgctGTTCCTGTTCAAGCATTATTTGCCTCATGGTTTTAGCTTCAACAGGTAAGTATATTGTGATAATAACAGATGTGGAATTCTAACAAGGTTGTTATTTACATGCATTGTCAACCTGAAAGTTTCATCATTTCTACTTTAATAATGTATGATTATTTTTGTAAACAGCCCTTCTCCCTGATTATTCAGATacaatgaaagattaaaaagaagcTTTAAGATTCGGTATCATACATTGTATAACCCATCATATAAATGATAGTGTAATGTATTTACAGTGTTTATCAATAACAGATGACCCATTAAATTATATAGAGATATAAAAcactttcataaaattttttgttGATTATAAACAAAAGAGTTAAGTGGTAATCCCATGCACAtcctaaaatgtttaatttttaaaaattactaaaacgACTTGTAACTTTAATTATGTATGTCTACTTTGAGATTCTGAAGTGATCATTTTTCAGATGCTATTGCATTTattcagatctttaaaaattgatCCATATTTACTCTCTTGCCATATTGGGCTTCTTCTCTGTGAACAGCTGCCAGACTCCTCACTCCATTTAGCAGTCCTCATTGAGTCTACAGCCCttaatgtaaattgatacaaccactgtggaaaagagtatggaggttcctcagaaaataaaaaatagaaataccatatgatctagtaattgcactactgggtatttacccaagaattcaaaaacactaattcaaaaagatgtatgcacccctatgtgtactgcagcattatttacaatagtcaagatatggtcctaagtgtccattgataggtgaatgaataaagaagacacagtgtgtgtatgtgtatatataaaatgaaatattactcggccataaaaaaaagaatgagatcttgtaatttgcaacaaaatggatggatttagagggtattattctaagtaaagtaagtcagacagagaaggaccaatggcatatgatttcacttatatgtggaactaaaacataaatgaacaaacaagcaaaaatcgAAACAGCCTCATAAATACTGAGAACTGTTAGTTGCCAAAGGGGAGCAGGATGgggaatgcaaaataaatgaagggaaTTGAGAGGCATAAACTTTcgattataaaataagtcatacttggggcgcctgggtggctcagtgggttaaagcctctgccttcggctcgggtcatgatcccagggtcctgggatcaagccccgcatcgggctctctgctctgcggggagcctgctttctcctctctctctctgcctgcctctctgcctacttgtgatctctgtcaaataagtaaataagtcatactgaaaaatatttttcatattttcactgaaaaataCAGTATAGAGAATATGACAGTATTCTAAAATAGTCTATattattgtaataactttgtgtaGTGACAGAGGGTAACTACACTTACTGTTGTGAACACTGTGTAATGTATgtaattgttgaattactatgttgttCACTTGAAACCAGTGTAATAGTATACATCGACtatatacttcaattaaaaatagaaaaggtaaaGCATAAGTTATATAAGAAGAGAATAAAGGTATTTTAAGTATAAATGTGATTTCTAATGTTTAACTCATTTTTATATAACAACCACTTTAGTGGTTACATGTTATATAGAATTTTTGAATGTAAAACCAACCactaaaattattgttttatagaAATGATTGTGTAACTTTCAAGCTAGTAATTGAGGAAAAATtaggtagaaaaaaattttataaaataaggaaagtaaaaaaaaaaaacagaatgatgaACAGAAAAAATTtgagattataaataaaatttgttagtAACACATCAAATATGTGGACTAAGTTATCCAGCTGGAGGCAGAATAAATTGATTGacaaataaaaccatttatatGTGCTTATATACACACCTACAGcataaaataaagtttgaaagtaaaattttGGTGAAAGTTATACCAGTGAAAAGTAATctgatatagatatatttatatctgaAAACAACTGTAAAGCCAGAAATACCATTAAAGAAAGCAAACTTCATATAATGAAAGGTTTAATTCACTGAGAGggtaatttttaaattggtttaccTAGAAGTAAATGATTAAGCAGCCCCATATTTTAGGGAGTTAACACAGTCGTAAATCACCAACGAATCAATCAAGAAATACTAATGGATCCTAAAATATAAGTGGAAATGAACACTGGTGAAATACTCTGTAAAATTTATGGGCTGTAGCTTAAAACAGTAGCTGGAGGAAATTCATAGCTTTGAATGTATCTAGCAAAAGGAAAGACTGAATATTAATGAGAAGTATCTAtcttaataaattagaaaaacagcacaaaataatcccaaaggaaataaaaattagagcagaaagtaataaaaaaatgaagtttattcttagaaaaagactttttttcagTGACAAATCTCTGGTAAAGTTGGATAAGAAAAAAAGGTATCAGGAGGGAAAAGAGGACATAACCATTTCTTTTCTGACATTTAATAGATATACTATGAACAACTCAAAGCCAGAAAATTTGCAGCATATAAGAgctaatttttagaaattatatagcTTAGCAAAGtagaccccccccaaaaaaggttcCATAGCTCTTCCAttaattttatcaatattaatagaaagaaaatttaaggcTTAAACAACTTCTTTGGTGAGTACAGCTAAATATTTAAGAACTTAAACAAGTTTTTccagagaatagaaaaagaggTATACTTCTTCCTAACTCATTTTGTGAGACAGTCAAATATCTGATACCAAATAATGGTATCGGTaaggaaaattacaggccaatttCACTTATGATATAGATGCATAATTCTAAATATTAGTAAAACAAATACAGTAAAAGATGACTCATCATGACTTGGTCACGTTTATGTTAGAAATCCAAGGTTGTTTTCACATTAGAAAATCAGTTACTATGATCCACCACATAATCAAATTAAAGATTTAATTGTGATCTCATTAGAGCTATAAAAAGctaatttgctttttatatttgctaagcattcaacatctattcatgataaaaatcctcctAGCAAACTAGATATAAAGGGCACTTCATCAGTCTAATTAAAGGGTTTCTATCAAACATCTGCAACAAACATAATGAATCCTTGAAAGCTTTCTCTTTGAGATTGGGGAAAAGACAAGAATGTCTGTCATCGCTGCCTTTCAAATCAAAACTGTAagtctgaaataattttaatctaTATGTTGAACATCCCCAAGAATCTACAAATTATTAGAATAAGAAATTTAACAAGTTTGTTAGATGCAAAAATTGCTgtataaaaatcaattgcatttttttcttttaaggttttttttaaagattttatttatttgtcagagagagttcGCACAAgcaagtagagcagcaggcagagagagaagcaggctacctgccgagcaaggtgcccaatgcgggactgggtcacaggaccctgggatcatgacctgaaccgaaggcagcagcttaaccaactgagccacccaggcatccctaaatatcaattgcatttttatataaacagCACCAAtgtgaaaatttataaaaatattaaaataataaacagaaagcaATTTCACAAAGGGTATTCAACTGgagaaaaatttgaaattctaCTTAAAGACacgaaagaaaactgaaaatgtgcTATTCTTTTGTTCACTTTGTTATATTTGTATACAGTTCTGATTGCCAGGTGCTCAGGTAACATGGGACAAAGCAAAATTCTTTAAAGCGTTAAAGGTCCTTATACCTAAGGCTACACCTTGAATATATTATTGAATCCATTCATATCCTGAGGGCTAGCAGATCGGCATCTGCACATTTGGCATGCTTCATTTTTTTGGATTTAGTTTCTCATTGCAGATTTGTCAACGTCCAGTAAATTTTGTTAACTTGTATCAAgtttatgaataaagaaacattaaaaaattaaaaccattaaaaaaagaaacattaaagtGTTACTCCATGCTCAAGGAGTGGGAGATTTAgaattgtaaataaaattattcccGAACGCTTTATAGTTTCTAAGTAATCTTCATCAAAATTCCAAatggttttttaattaaaaagcacaCTTTAAGATTTATATCAAAGTGGAAAGGACCAAAAACAGCCAATAGACTAAGAAGAAGAATGTAATAGAAttttctctgcctgtcagatattGAAACACATTATAACTAGTTATGAAGAGAGTGCAACGTTTTATTATATGGAGGCGTAGCTT from the Lutra lutra chromosome 11, mLutLut1.2, whole genome shotgun sequence genome contains:
- the SDHAF3 gene encoding succinate dehydrogenase assembly factor 3, mitochondrial, coding for MPAGHVSRVRALYRRILLLHRALPPDLKALGDQYVKDEFRRHKTVGSDEAQRFLQEWEVYAAVLWQQTNENRQNSTEKVCFGAALPEERLNDFRDEQIGQLQELMQEATKPGRQFSMTEPRKPKC